CCGATCTCGTCGGTCATGTAAAACGAAAACTGGTTGGACGACGCATCGTAGCTCACGGGCTGCTCGCGCACCCAGTCGCCGACGACGTGGGCGTAGTTGCCCGTCTGTTCAGCCGTGGCAAAGTCTTCGTAGCCGCCGACCTGTTGCCCGAAGCTGCGGACAACCAGGAAGCCGAACACGCCGATGAGCGCAATACCGATGATGGTCTTGGGGGTCATGGAACCGAAGAGCAAAGGTTACGAGGAGGTGTCGCGGTCGACGTCGCGCTCCAGTTGGCTCAGACGGCGATCCGTCCGGGCAAGCATCAGCAGCACCCCGATCCAGACCACCAGCACGACCGCGAGCACGACCGGGAGGCGATCCTCCGCGAGCATGATGCGGTCGAGCCCCTCAAACTCCTGGACTGGGATGTCTTCGAGGGTGGCGATAGGACCCGTGCTGTCCGCTGCAGCGGTAGGGGGCGTCGTCTCGCCCTGCACCGTGCTCGTGTCGGCCTGCGCGACCAGGGTCACGGGCACGTCGTAGTCTGTCGAGTAGGACGGTGAGAGCAACATCGGAGGCGGTGGAGTGAGGGCCGCGTGTACCAAAGGATCGCGTCAAGGATGCCCGTCTGCACGGCCTCGGCGGCGGCTTCACAGCGATTTCGGGACGCGGAGCCCAGTCGGCTGTGCAAGGCTGCAACGCTACGTGATCAGAGTGCACCTACCAGTTGCGCCTCCTCGCGATCGCGACGGCGCTCTTCGAGCACGCGCACCCGCACGCGCTGTACGTAGATCCAGTAGAACAGCAGCTGGAAGCCGATGAGCGACGCGTAGAGCACGATGCGCATTTGCGGGGCGATGTCCATCTCGCTGAACGCTGGGTTGCCCTCCGCGCCAGGGTGCAGGCTCGCCATGCGGCGCGGCAGCACGTAGATCAAGAACGGGAGCGTCGTCGCGGCGAAGAGGCAATAGGCCGCCGCGATGCGGGCGCGGCGCCGCGGCTCCTCCAGCGCGCCGCGCAACACGAAATAGGCCCCACCGATGAGCAACTGCACCGCGACCATCACCTGGCGCGGGTCGCCGTTCCACCAGATGTCGGTGCCGACATACCACGTGAAGCGCCCCCAGACGACGCCCGTCACCATCGCCATCAGCCCCGCGCCCACGGAGACGACCATGGCTTGCTCGGCGCGCACGTCGTGGATGCGTCGGCCGCTTTGCAGCACTCGGACGGAGTGGTAGGCCGCAATGAGCGAGAAGACGAACAGCGCGAGCCACAAGGGGAGGTGGAAGTAGAGGTTGCGCGCCGTGTGCTCTAGGATGGGCAGCCACGCGATGTCGCCGAGTAGTGACACGACGATCACCACCGTCACCCAGATCGCGGCGACAATCGTGAGGAGACGGTAGGGCCAGCCGGTGCGCGGGGTGGGGAGGTCGTGGGCAGTCACAGGTCGTAGGTGGTGGGTCCGCTGTCTGTCGCGAACTACCAACCTCCCGGACGCTTCCGCGTTTCGCGATTCGACAGACCTTCGACCAGCAGTCTCAGCGCCGAGAGGCTACTCCGTCCACACGTACTCGAACAGGAGCGACGACGCCGTGATGAGGAGGCCGGCAAAGCCCACGAGCGACGTCAAGTCGGGCAGCGCCTCCGTCCACAGCCCCGCCGTGAAGGGGCGCGTGGCGCGCTCGGTCAGGTTGACCACCGAGAAGAGCAGCGGCACCAGCACCGGAAACGCGAGCACCGCCAGCAACGGCGCACCTCCGGACGCCCGCGCGATCATCGCCGCCAAGAGCGTGGTGGCCCCGGCGAGGCCGATGGCCCCGAGCACGAGTGTGAGCAGGAGCACGCCCGGTGCCGCGATCTCCGCCCCGGTGACGAGCAAGAAACCAGCCGCGGCCGCCAGGTTGAGGGCAAGGGTCAACGCAGCATTGTACAGGAGCTTGCCCGCATACACGGCGCTCGGCGGCACATGCAGCTGCAGGAGCAGCGTGGTGCCGCGTTCCTCCTCGGCGACGAAGGCACGACCGAGCCCCACGCACGCCGCGAACAGGATCACGATCCACAGCAGCGCGGCCCGCACCGGCGGCGAGATCTCCGTCTGCCCAAGCGCGAACAGGACCAGCACCAGCGACGCGGCGACAAACATGCCGAGCGCGTTGATAGCGTAGCGGCTGCGCAACTCAAGTTGCACATCCTTCCGGAAAACGGCCCAGGTGGCGCGGAAAAACACGGGGCAGTGAGGCGATCAATCAATGAGGCAGGGAGAATGGTACCGCGCAACCTGAACGGATCCGAATGGGTTTGGCGGGAAGACCCGTTCGTTTCTGCTTTCCTTGCCCGATGCTCGACCTGTCTCCCCCGGCTACCGCGCACCGTCCGTGGACGGTTCCGTCTTCGCCGTGGGTGCTGTCGATGCGGTGGGCGTCGTTGACGTTTCTACATTGGCCGGTGCCCGTCGCCGCGCTTCGCCCGCTCATCCCAAACGAGCTGGAGGTGGATACCTACGCTGGCGAGGCGTGGATCGGCGTGGTGCCATTTCGGATGGAGCAGACCAAGGTGCGCGGGCTCCCGCTCGTCCCGGGCACGCACACGTTTGGCGAGTTCAACGTGCGGACCTACGTGCGTCACGCGCCCACTGGCCGCGCAGGCGTATGGTTCTTCAGCCTCGACGCGGCGAGCTTCCTCGCCGTGTGGGCGGCACGCGCCAGCTTCGGGCTGCCCTATTTCACAGCCGAGATCAGCGTCGCCCACGATGTCGCGGTGATGAAAGGAAGCCAACTCACCGACCCAGCAGTGGCCGAGTCTGACGTGGTGCGCTACTTCAGCCGCCGCACGCACCGAGGCGCCCCCGAAGCAGCCTTCCGCGCTACCGTCCTGCCGATGAACAGCCTCGTCTCGGCAGAGCCGAGCAGTCTCACACACTGGTTCACCGAGCGGTACGCCCTGTTCGCTAAACGCTTTGGCAAGCTGGTCACGGGCGACATCCACCACCGCCCGTGGCCACTTAGGCCTGCGGAGGCCCGCATTGAGGCGAACACGCTCGTGAGCGCGTGGGGCATCGACCTGCCCGATGTGGCACCGTATGCCCACTACGCTGAAGCCGTGGACGTGGTCGCGTGGCCCCCACGGGTGGTTGGATAGGAGGCCTCAGAACAAATAGGTCACGCCGAGCCGCAGCGTGCGCGGCGCGCCGGGCGTGAAGTGCAACTCCGACACCGGCGAGGCCTCACCCGAAAGCCGCGACTCGGTGTCGAACTGCGCCTCGTTCCAGGCCGCGTCGAACACGTTCTCAACGCTGAGCGACAGCTCCACGTCGTGGATGCGGTAGGCGGCGAAGGCGTCGAAAACGGTCGCGCCCTCGGCGGTGACGCTGCCGGTCTCGTTGGCCGAGCGGTCGCCGACGTGCCGGACGCGGAGGCTGCCCCGGACGCCGTCGCGACGAACGACGATGCCACCCTGCGCGGTGCGGGTCGGGGCCAACGGAATGGCGTCAGCGTCGGCGGGCTCGTCCACGAAACGCCCAGTGGAGAGCGTCACATCGGCGTCGAGGGCGAGCCATGGGAGCACCTGCGCGCGCGCTTCGAGGTCGATACCTACGCGCCGCGTTGCGCCGGAAAGCTCCGTCGTGCCTGCGTCGCCGACGAAGACGTATTCCTGCTCCAGATCGAGTAGCCAAGCGGCGGCGCCCAGCGTGAGACGGTCGCCGAGGCCGGTCCACCGCGCACCGAGTTCGGTGCCGATGGCGCGTGGGAGCGTCGTGACTTCGGCCTGGGCGGCGTCGTAGTTGCGCGCCGTCAGTTCGGCCTCGATCTCTTCGGACGATAGCCCGTCCTGTTCTCGGACCTGCACGAGGTCCGCGATGCGCTGACCAAGCACTACGTTGCGCGCGTCGTTCGAGTGGAAGCCGAGGCCCGCGTTGGCGAACAGGTCGAGCCCGCGCACCGGCGTCACGACGAGATTGGCCTTCGGGCTGACGATGACCTGCTGCGCATAGCCGGACGCGTGCGGCAGGCCGGTTTCGTCCGCGAACGCTTCCATGCGGTCCTCCACGTCAAACGTGAAGTAGTCGCCGCGGACGCCAACGAGCATCCGCACGAAGCGGTTGACGACAAGTTCTTCCTGTGCCCACAGAAAGAAATTGCGCTCGGCGATGTCGGCGCCGACGAGTTGCCGAGCGCGCACGCGGTCGGGGCTCTGCCAGAGCGACACCGTCGCGTCGTCGGCGCGGAAGCCGGTGGCGAGCGTCGTCGTGCCGCTCATCCCGAAGGGCAGCGTGCGGCGGAAGCGGAGTTGCCCGTCGAGGCCGTAGAGCGTGCGGTCGTCCGTTTGCTCGATCATGTCGCCCTGCTCTGGGTTCTCCAGAAACAAGGTGAAGTTCGAGTAAAGCTTGAAGCCGTAGCGGATGCCATAGGCTTGCAGCCGGAGGTCGCTGTCGCTCCCGCCCTGGCCGTCGAGCGTGTAGACGAGGTTGGCGTGCTGGTGCGTCGTCGTGCCGCCTTCGAGTGCGTCGATGGCCCCGAAGCGCGTGATGCTGCCGTCGTCGATGGCGCGCTCTGGGACCTGCCCGGAGGCGTCCCACCCGGCCCCGTAGCCGCCCGCGCTGAACGCAAGCGTGGAGGCGGGCGAGAGGTGGGCATGCACCTTGCCGAAGAGGTTGAAGCGCTGGAAGTCCTGGCTCGCCTCGAACGGTCCGTCGGACCGCTGGAAGTGGCCGCCGACGTACGCGCTCTGGTGCTGTCCGGACGTGGGCACCTGCACGAGGCCGGTCACGCTGCCCGTCTCGAAGCTGCCGCCCTCCAGCCGCACGAGGCTCTCGTCGAGGTGGTCCTTGGTCGTCATCGTGACCGCGCCTGCCGTGGCGAAGTTGCCGAAGCCAGGGAAGTAGGGGCCCTTGTAGACGTCCACGGCCTCGATCGTCTCGGGCATCACGAAGTGGAGGTCGGCGTAGCCCTGCCCGTGTCCGTGCGATACCATGTTCACCGGCATCCCGTCCACGGCGAGCGCCACGTCGGTACCGTGGTCAGCGTCGAACCCGCGCAGGAACAGCTGCTCGGCCTTGCCGCCCCCCGCGTGCTGCGCGATGACGAGGCCAGGCGCGAGCCGCAGTAGGTCCTGCGTCGAGCGGGTGGGCCGCACGCCAAGATCGAACGCGCGCACTGCCCGAGACGAGGCTGCCGAGTAGGGCCGGTCGGCCGTGGCGAGCACCTCGTCGAGCTGCACCGACGAGGTAGCTAGCCGGATCGTGAGCGAGACGACGTCCCCATCGGCCGCGTCCGCCGGGATCGCGACCGGACGCCGCGCCGTCTCGAAGCCGACGAGGCTGGCCGCGAGCGTGTAGGTCCCCGGCACGAGATCGAGGCCGAACTGCCCGGCTGCATCGGTACTCGTACCCATTGCGGTGCCAACCACGGCGACGTTGACGCCTGGAAGCGGCTCGCCGTCGAGGTCGGTCACAAGACCGGTGAGCGATTGGGCCGCGAGCGGCGATCCGAGCAGGTAAAAGACACCGACCAGAAGGCAGAGTAAAAGCGAGCGTGACATGGGCTTGGGCAGAGTGAGAAGCGACCAAGGGCGGGACATTAACCGTCGAGGCGAGCGGAGCGGACGGGTGCCGAGGAGCCGGAGAGGCTAGCCAGCAGCCGTCGTGCCTCCTCGGCCGATGCCCCCGACTCGATGTGCAGGTTGCCGTCGAGCGCGATCCGAAGGTGGCGTTGCGCCTCGGCGGTCTGGTCGGCGGCTTCGTAGACCCGCGCGGCGCGGAAATGCACCATCGCATCGCCCGTGTTCAGGCGCAGCGCGTGCTCGATGTAGGGGATGCCCTCGGCGGCGCGGCCGTTCTTGAGGAGCGCCCAGGCCATCGTCTCGTTGGCGTGGAGGTGACCGGGGCGACGCTCGACTTGTGCTTTGGCCATGCGGAGCGCATGCTCTACGTCGCGGTCGAGGTCGAGGAGGTAGTCGGCCTCTTCCATGTCCACGATCTCGCCCATTGCGCGGGCAGCGGCGAGTCCGTCGAGGACGCGCTCACGGGTGCGGTCGGCGGCATCGGTGTCGCCCACCACCTCGTAGGCGTCGGCGAGGAGTTCTAGGAAGCCGTCGCTCGGGGTGAGCCGGTAGGCCTGGTTGAGATAGTCGATGGATGCTTGGGCGTCGCCCTGCACGAGTGCGACGTGGCCGAGCCCGGCCACGGCAGGCGCGAAGGAGGGCCGCTCGTCGAGGACGCCCTCGTAGAGGAAGCGCGCGATGTCGACCTTCGCCTTGCCGAGGTAGAGCGCGGCGAGTTCAGTCACGGCCCAGGCACGCTCCTCCGTGCCTGCGGCCCCGGCATCGACGGCCATCCGCATCGCGGCGATGGCCCCGTCGGTGTCGCCGTAGTGTTCGCGGAGGTAAGCGACGCGGGCGTAGGACGGGAGGCCTGGGCGCACCGACTGCATCAGGTCAGCCGCGGCAACGGCCTCGTCGTACTCGCCCAACTCCACGAGCGCGTCGATGCGGAGGGCGTGGGCGTCGGCGAGCGATGGGTACTGCGCGAGCAAACCATCCGCGAGGTCGCGTGCATCCTCGAAGCGGTGCAGCTTGTTCAGGACAACGCCTTGAAGCAGCAGGGCGTGGACGTTGGTGGGGTCGCACTCGAGCGCGACGGCGAGTGCAGCCTCGGCGGCGGGGACGTGGGTGGTTTCGTCGCCGGTCCGGGCGAGTTGGAGGTGCGCTTGTGCAAGCGCGATCTGGTAGGCGGTGTTGTCGCCGTCAGCGCGGAGTGCGGCCTCGTAGAACGAGACGGCTTCGGCGGCGTCGAGGAATTTCGAGGAGGGAAGGAGGGCATCGGCGGCTTCAGCGGCCGAGGCTAGATCGGGAGCGTCGGATGGGCGAAGTGCTATAAGTACGGCGGCAGCGATAGCGATGAGCGCGACGACGAGGCCGAGCGTGTACATACGGGGGCGATTCATGGGTCGATGGGATGAGGCGGAGAGAGCTACAGCGAATCGAGTAGAGAAGGACGGGGCCGCACGACAAAGCAGCGGCCCCGCCTCTCGAAGAGCGGGCTAGCGAACCAGCGTCGCTTTGCGCGTCGTGAGCGTGCGGTCGTCCACCATCAGGCGGTAGACATAGGTGCCGCTCGCGAGGTCCTGGGCGTCCCAGTCCACCTCGTAGGTGCCGCGCGTCAGGCGCTCGTCCACGAGCGTCCGCACGAAGCGGCCCTGCACGTCGAACACGTCGAGGCGCACGTCGCCCGCTTCCGGGACCCGGTACGAGATCGTCGTGGACGGCGCGAACGGATTCGGGTAGTTCTGCTCCAGGATGAAGCCGTCCGGCACATTCATGCCCACGTCGTCAATGGCGTTGGCGATGGGCGGCTCAGACGCCGTGAGCTGCTTCACATAGCTGAACCCGTTGTGCGGAGCCGCGAGATACGGGAAGGTGTCGTCCAACGGTAGGTCGTTCTGCGTCGGCCCAGCCACGAAGCCGAGTTCGGAGAGCAGCGTCGGCGAGAGCAGGTCCGAGTAGTCCCCGGCCGTCGCGTCGTCGAAGGGCAGCCCGACGGCGGCGAGCACGAGGCCGCCAACCGCTTGCAGCGCGATCGTCGTCACGTCATCCTCCAGGCGGCGGCCGTTGGGGAAGCCGTCCATGTGCGGGATGAATTCCACGTCCGTCGTCGTGTTGAACGGCTCGGCAGTGAGGCCGAGCACGGCGGCGCGGATGAGGCCCTGCCGGGCGTTTACGCGGAACTCCTCCGAAATGCGGTCGGTGGTCGGCGTGGCCATGTTGAGGCGGAGCAGATCGCCGCCGTAGAGGGCCCCGTCTGGCGCTGCCGTCACCGGGAGGAAGTTGTTGATGAACGGCTTCCCGGCCGAGAGTGGCCCGCCCGTCTTGCCCGTCGCAAGCTGGTACGGGATGAGGTTCGGCACGCCGTAGTAGAAGATCGGGAAGACGTCCGCGAGGCGCGGCTGGCCCGGCCCGGCCAGGCCTGGCTGGAGCGGCACGGCAAACGCGGTCCCGGTGAAGTCGACGCCCGCTTCCACGAGGTCGTAGACGCCGTCGGCGCCGTTGTTGAAGTTGAACCCGTCGGAGCCATCGCCGTCGACGTCGCCCACGGCGGGGTAGGAGTTCGTCGGGATGACGAGGTCGCCGCTGAGCGCAGGGACGGCGGCGCCGAAGGCTCCGTTGCCCATGTAGAGTGCGAGCTCTGGGTTGGCGAAATACTGCACGAACTCTTGCTCCTCGGCGCTGTAGGGCGTGACGGCGTTCCACCGATCCTTGTCGCCGATCGGGATGACGGCTTCGTTGACGAGCGGGTTGCCCAGGCGCGAGACCTGCACGAGGTCGCCCGAGACGGTCGGCGCGGAGCCGTCCGACGAGAGCGTCGTCACGCGGGGGCGGCTGGCCGAGGCCCACACGCCGATCACGAAGTCGCCGTCGAGGATGTCGTCGGCCTGCGAAGCCGAGAGGCCGTCCTTTTGGAGCGACGAGATCGGGATCTGGAGCACGATCGCGTGGGTGTTGAACCCAGCCACGGCGTCGCGCGCGATAGCCGCGTTGCTTGGGTTCGACCCGAACTCCTGCCGCACGTTGCCGACATCGAAGATGCCGCCGAGGTCGACGAAGAACGGATCGTCACGCGGCCCGGCGAACACGCGCACGCCGTCCGACGAGGTCGCGATGGCGTCCTGCGTCAGTTGCGCGTACGTGGTGCCCAGCCCGACGGTCGGGTCTTCGATGGAGCGCGGCCCGATGTTGTTCGGAGGCACGATGCCGTCGGAGAGGACCGTCGAGAACGAAGCGCCCCCGTTGGTGCTCTTCTCCATCGTGTAGGTCGCCTTCAGGTTTTGCTGCCCGAGGCGGATGTTGAAGAACGTGGTCGGGTCCTCGTTGGTGAGGTCGAAGGTGAAGCGGTAGGTGATGTCATCCGTCGCCGAGCCGAGCGGCCCGGAGGACGCCTGGTTCTTGATGTGGATGTCGTAGGCGATGTTCTCGCCGAACGTGACGTAGTTCGGACCGCCCTCAGGCAGTTCGAGCGGGATGTAGTTCGCCACGATGGTGACCGTCTCGGGGTCGTCCGGGGAGACGAACGCGTAGAGGTCGGTGTTGTCCGCGAGCGGATCGTTCGCGATAAGCGGAGCTTCGCGGTGACTGGAGGCGTCGCCAAACTGAGGGGCGGCGACGACCAGCAGCAGCGCGAGGGCTGCGGTGCCGAGGAACGCCAGCGGCGCTCGAAGTCGGCGGAGAGCACGTGTCATGAGAGTACGAGAAAGGTTGAAAACCTGTGAGGGGACAGGCTACTCAGCCACGTCGGCGCGCACGCCACGCTCTCGGACCGGCAGCGTGTAGGAAAACCGCCCGCCGGGTCGTAATGCCCGGTGTCGGAGCGCAACCGGACGCGGTACCTTCTCGGCGCTCAGCCACCCAATCCACCGCTTCGCTTTGCTGCGCCAATTCGGCTCTCCCCAGATCCGCCGCGACGACCGCTCCGTGGTCACCACCGGCACGTTCGACGGCGTCCACACGGGCCACCAAGCCATCGTGGAGTACCTCGTCATGCACGCCCGCCAAACCGGAGGTGTGGCCACCGTTGTCTCGTTCGATCCGCACCCGCGCGAGGTGCTCGCCGCAAAGCCGGTTTCGCTGCTGACAACGCTCGCTGAACGCGCCGACGCCTTCGAAGCACTTGGCCTCGACCGCTTCGTCGTGCTCCCGTTCACGCGCGATCTCTCGCTGCTGGAGCCAGAGGCGTACGTCCGCGACGTGCTCATCGAAACCGTCGGCCTCCGCGAGATCGTGATCGGCTACGACCACCGCTTCGGTCGCAACCGACGCGGCGACCGCGCGCTACTCGAAAACCTCGGTGGCACCCACGGCTTCACGGTCGATGTGATCCCCGAACAGATCGTCGCAGGCGTGACGGTCAGCTCGACGAAGGCCCGCAACGCCCTCCTCAACGACGGCGACGCAGCGAAGGCCACCGAGCTGCTGGGGCGGCCCTACAGCTTCGCGGGCACCGTCGTGCGCGGCGACCAGCGCGGACGGACTATCGGCTTTCCGACGGCCAACATCCAGCCCGAGGAAGCGCGTAAGCTGATCCCGAAGCCGGGCGTCTACGCAGTCTGGGTCGATCACGAGGGGACCGCGCAGGGCGCAAAGCAAGAAACGGTGCGCTATGGAGGCATGATGAACATCGGATATCGCCCCACCTTCGAAGACGACGATGCTGTTCGCATCGAAGCGCACCTCTTCGATTTCGAAGGCGACCTCTACGGCGAGCGGCTCCGCGTACACCTCATCGCCCGCATCCGTGACGAGCGTCGCTTCGATGGGATTGATGCGATCCGGATTCAGCTTGAGGGTGACCGGGCGGCGAGCCATGCGATTCTGGCGGGATAGACCAGGCTATAGGCTAGCTGCGGAGTTAGCCGACCGCTTGACGCCGGCTCGTATCCAGAAGCTCCGCGTGTGGCAGTGTCTTGACAGCTACCACGTGTGCAATGGCGGGGCGGGGCTGAAGGGCGGTTGGATCATACGGGGCGGACCGCTATCTTGGGCGCTTCTTCGCACAAAGGCGTGCCCCTGTGACGAACGGCACGACCTTGGCGGCGTAGACTTTCACCTGCGACGAGCATGCTGACTTCGCTCCCCACCGGCGAGTCCTCCCCGACCCCGACTGACGAATTCCGCTCCGCCCGTCCACTTCCTTAGCATCGTAGCATCTAACGAGGTGGCATGATCACCAAAACACGCAAGCAAGAGCTCATCGCCCAGTTCGGGGCAAACGAGCAGGATACCGGTAAGCCGGAAGTCCAAATCGCCATTTTCACTGACCGCATCGTCGAGCTGACGGAGCACATGAAGCAGAACCCGAAGGACCACACGTCCCGGCGCGGCCTGCTCAAGCTCGTTGGCAAGCGCCGTCGTCTCCTCGACTACCTGATGGCCAGCGACATTGAGCGGTACCGAACCATCATCAAGGAACTGGGCATCCGTAAATAGCCCCCGCGGCGGCTTCTCACCTGAGGAGCCGCCGCGCTCGTTTTAGGTCAAGGTCGTCCCGTCGGGGATGCCTCAACCTGAAAGCGATATCTTAAGAAACGGAGCAAGGCGCTCCGTCCCGCACCGCACCGCCATCGCCCCCGTTCCGGCAGTCAGTTCCCACCGAGCGATCTCCAGCACGGCCACTCGTTCTGGCCATCGTTCGTTTGAAACTGATTCCCGGCGTCCGCCTCTGCGAGAGTTCGCTCTTGCCAGAAGCCGACGTAGGACGCGGGCCCAGGCTGCTAGCCATGCTAGCGCGGTGCATCACCCAACAGGCCGCACACGTGACCGTGTGCGCCCGCAATGCCGCACAGCATGAACGCCATTACGCAAACCATTGAAGTGGGTGGCAAGACCATCCACATCGAGACGGGCCGGCTCGCCAAGCAGGCGACGGGCTCCGTCGTCGTCCGCATGGGCGACACCATGGTCCTCACCACCGTCGTCGTTGCCGACGGCGTGCGCGAGGGCCAGAGCTTCTTCCCGCTCACGGTCGACTACCGCGAGAAGTACTCCGCCGCGGGCAAATTCCCCGGCGGCTTCCTGAAGCGCGAAAACCGCCCGTCGGACAAGGAGGTGCTCACGAGCCGCGTCATCGACCGCACGATCCGCCCGCTCTTCCCGGACGGCTTCATCAACGAGGTCCAGATCATCACCGGCGTCTACTCCGCCGACTTCGAGATCGACGCCGACATGCTCGGTGGCGTCGGGGCCTCGGCGGCGCTCAGCGTCACCGGCGCTCCGTTCGACGGCCCGACCGCGCACGTCCGCGTGGGCCGCGTCGACGGCGAATTCGTCCTGTTCCCGACCAAGTCGGAGCGCGCCGAGAGCGACTTCGACCTCGTGGTCGCGGGCAAGGAAGACGCGCTCGTGATGGTTGAGGGTGAGATGGACGAAGTCTCCGAGGCCGACATGATGGACGCCTTCGACTTCGCCCACAACGCCATCAAGACGATCATCGCCGGCATCAAGGAACTGCGCGCCAAGTACGAGGCCGACCGCGGTGTTATCGAGCCGATGGAGTACACCACGACCGCGCCCGACCCGGCGCTCGTGGCGGACATCTACGGCCGCGTCAAAGACGCCGTCGAAGCGCACCTCCGCAAGCCCTACGCCAAGGCCACCTTCTACGGCGGCATCCGCGACATCCGCACCGACCTCCTGAACACCCTCTTCGAGATCAACGAGGACGGCGAGCAGGGCGTCGAGCTGTACAAGGACACCTACTCCTACGGCGACGCCAAGAAGGCCTTCTCGAAGGCCGAGAGCCAGGTCATGCGCGAGATGATCCTCGGCGAAGGCCGTCGCCTCGACGGGCGCGCCACCGACGAGGTGCGCGACATCTGGAGCGAAATCGGCTACCTACCCAAAGCGCACGGCTCGGCCATCTTCACGCGCGGCGAGACGCAGTCGCTCGTGTCCGTCACGCTCGGGACCGGCCGCGACGTGCAGGCCGTCGACCAAGTCTTCGACACCCAGGACAAGCGGTTCTACCTGCACTACAACTTCCCGCCCTTCTCGACGGGCGAGGCGAAGTTCCTGCGCGGCCCCGGCCGCCGCGAGATCGGCCACGGCTACCTCGCCGAGCGCGCCCTCAAGCCGATGCTGCCCACCGAGGAGGAGTTCCCCTACACGGTACGCGTCCTCTCGGACATCCTCGAGTCGAACGGCTCGTCGTCGATGGCGTCGGTCTGCGGCGGCTCGCTCGCCCTCATGGACGCCGGTGTGCCGATCAAGAAGCCGGTCGCGGGCATCGCGATGGGCCTCATCGCCGACGGCGACCGCGTGGCGGTCCTGAGTGACATCCTCGGTACCGAGGACCACCTCGGCGACATGGACTTCAAGGTCACCGGCACCGAAGACGGCATCACGGCCTGCCAGATGGACATCAAGATCGA
The Bacteroidota bacterium DNA segment above includes these coding regions:
- a CDS encoding heme exporter protein CcmB, with product MFFRATWAVFRKDVQLELRSRYAINALGMFVAASLVLVLFALGQTEISPPVRAALLWIVILFAACVGLGRAFVAEEERGTTLLLQLHVPPSAVYAGKLLYNAALTLALNLAAAAGFLLVTGAEIAAPGVLLLTLVLGAIGLAGATTLLAAMIARASGGAPLLAVLAFPVLVPLLFSVVNLTERATRPFTAGLWTEALPDLTSLVGFAGLLITASSLLFEYVWTE
- a CDS encoding DUF2071 domain-containing protein, whose translation is MLDLSPPATAHRPWTVPSSPWVLSMRWASLTFLHWPVPVAALRPLIPNELEVDTYAGEAWIGVVPFRMEQTKVRGLPLVPGTHTFGEFNVRTYVRHAPTGRAGVWFFSLDAASFLAVWAARASFGLPYFTAEISVAHDVAVMKGSQLTDPAVAESDVVRYFSRRTHRGAPEAAFRATVLPMNSLVSAEPSSLTHWFTERYALFAKRFGKLVTGDIHHRPWPLRPAEARIEANTLVSAWGIDLPDVAPYAHYAEAVDVVAWPPRVVG
- a CDS encoding CcmD family protein, which produces MLLSPSYSTDYDVPVTLVAQADTSTVQGETTPPTAAADSTGPIATLEDIPVQEFEGLDRIMLAEDRLPVVLAVVLVVWIGVLLMLARTDRRLSQLERDVDRDTSS
- a CDS encoding cytochrome C assembly protein, with product MTAHDLPTPRTGWPYRLLTIVAAIWVTVVIVVSLLGDIAWLPILEHTARNLYFHLPLWLALFVFSLIAAYHSVRVLQSGRRIHDVRAEQAMVVSVGAGLMAMVTGVVWGRFTWYVGTDIWWNGDPRQVMVAVQLLIGGAYFVLRGALEEPRRRARIAAAYCLFAATTLPFLIYVLPRRMASLHPGAEGNPAFSEMDIAPQMRIVLYASLIGFQLLFYWIYVQRVRVRVLEERRRDREEAQLVGAL
- a CDS encoding tetratricopeptide repeat protein, which codes for MNRPRMYTLGLVVALIAIAAAVLIALRPSDAPDLASAAEAADALLPSSKFLDAAEAVSFYEAALRADGDNTAYQIALAQAHLQLARTGDETTHVPAAEAALAVALECDPTNVHALLLQGVVLNKLHRFEDARDLADGLLAQYPSLADAHALRIDALVELGEYDEAVAAADLMQSVRPGLPSYARVAYLREHYGDTDGAIAAMRMAVDAGAAGTEERAWAVTELAALYLGKAKVDIARFLYEGVLDERPSFAPAVAGLGHVALVQGDAQASIDYLNQAYRLTPSDGFLELLADAYEVVGDTDAADRTRERVLDGLAAARAMGEIVDMEEADYLLDLDRDVEHALRMAKAQVERRPGHLHANETMAWALLKNGRAAEGIPYIEHALRLNTGDAMVHFRAARVYEAADQTAEAQRHLRIALDGNLHIESGASAEEARRLLASLSGSSAPVRSARLDG
- a CDS encoding cytochrome c maturation protein CcmE; translated protein: MTPKTIIGIALIGVFGFLVVRSFGQQVGGYEDFATAEQTGNYAHVVGDWVREQPVSYDASSNQFSFYMTDEIGGIRQVVYFNPKPANFEDAERVVVEGRMDGEVFVAEKILVKCPSKYNDGEFSPGAMPATAAS
- a CDS encoding TonB-dependent receptor; its protein translation is MSRSLLLCLLVGVFYLLGSPLAAQSLTGLVTDLDGEPLPGVNVAVVGTAMGTSTDAAGQFGLDLVPGTYTLAASLVGFETARRPVAIPADAADGDVVSLTIRLATSSVQLDEVLATADRPYSAASSRAVRAFDLGVRPTRSTQDLLRLAPGLVIAQHAGGGKAEQLFLRGFDADHGTDVALAVDGMPVNMVSHGHGQGYADLHFVMPETIEAVDVYKGPYFPGFGNFATAGAVTMTTKDHLDESLVRLEGGSFETGSVTGLVQVPTSGQHQSAYVGGHFQRSDGPFEASQDFQRFNLFGKVHAHLSPASTLAFSAGGYGAGWDASGQVPERAIDDGSITRFGAIDALEGGTTTHQHANLVYTLDGQGGSDSDLRLQAYGIRYGFKLYSNFTLFLENPEQGDMIEQTDDRTLYGLDGQLRFRRTLPFGMSGTTTLATGFRADDATVSLWQSPDRVRARQLVGADIAERNFFLWAQEELVVNRFVRMLVGVRGDYFTFDVEDRMEAFADETGLPHASGYAQQVIVSPKANLVVTPVRGLDLFANAGLGFHSNDARNVVLGQRIADLVQVREQDGLSSEEIEAELTARNYDAAQAEVTTLPRAIGTELGARWTGLGDRLTLGAAAWLLDLEQEYVFVGDAGTTELSGATRRVGIDLEARAQVLPWLALDADVTLSTGRFVDEPADADAIPLAPTRTAQGGIVVRRDGVRGSLRVRHVGDRSANETGSVTAEGATVFDAFAAYRIHDVELSLSVENVFDAAWNEAQFDTESRLSGEASPVSELHFTPGAPRTLRLGVTYLF